In one Drosophila pseudoobscura strain MV-25-SWS-2005 chromosome X, UCI_Dpse_MV25, whole genome shotgun sequence genomic region, the following are encoded:
- the out gene encoding uncharacterized protein out, whose amino-acid sequence MDKSNLTDKNHTNVYNVTTKPKKPKRRDKSDLGPDFVAPDGGWGWVVCLAAGLNNFFLFPALQQYGLIYRVRMHGLGFDAKQTTTIVNVVMAVSSLVGIVNGAMFRRFTFRQVALTGTILGFSGIFLTAFCTTFWQYIVCLSAIYGIGLGLAMAATSLAVNTYFKQRRRRATGFSWTITGLGPIFFPYVSTWLLGFYGAQGTILIYSGIAMNAVLCALTLQPVLRHVKKPKTASTEGLDSAKDHPETAEANGNLLTPGSDPWIDYECKYCQYQKRAKRGIFSSQYLFNVDDPERPGYEITEPGTPMLARANDGWFGSKLSLTADQGTGGARYRTRRELMRQVSSRSRENLERLETSRTGDETQEQGLYKPNYFNREREDQERYTSKTSVYSKSGQEELLRCTCAEDKALLQKTAEAMRLEQMDDQALQAEEDEAMSRLTFFQKVSKFFDLDLLRDFTFVNLAVGMSIMMFGEMNFSVLTPFILNSFGYSDTQISLVMSLLACMDISVRFLAPLALEKVKLDNRVLFAFGILCIAVGRVVVAFTNSYEVMIGVFLLIGFGKGFRTIFSPLIIPSYVPLNRLPAASGLQLIFNTMFSFAMGPLLGIITEAFGYAATIHSINFLTAMALLLWLTESIVRRILKRPSKGLGQ is encoded by the exons ATGGACAAATCAAATTTAACAGACAAGAATCACACGAATGTGTACAATGTTACGACGAAACCAAAGAAGCCCAAGCGGCGGGACAAGAGCGATTTGGGCCCGGATTTTGTGGCACCCGAtggcggctggggctgggtggTGTGCCTGGCGGCCGGACTGAATAAC TTCTTCTTGTTCCCGGCCCTGCAGCAGTACGGCTTGATCTACAGAGTGCGGATGCATGGCCTGGGATTCGATGCCAAACAGACGACAACAATTGTGAATGTGGTGATGGCCGTGTCCTCACTAGTCG GTATCGTCAATGGAGCCATGTTCAGGCGCTTCACGTTCCGTCAGGTGGCCCTCACGGGCACGATCCTGGGCTTTTCGGGCATCTTTCTGACGGCCTTCTGCACCACCTTCTGGCAGTACATCGTCTGCCTGTCGGCGATATATGGCATTGGCCTGGGTCTGGCCATGGCTGCCACCTCGCTGGCCGTCAACACCTACTTCAAGCAGAGGCGTCGTCGTGCCACCGGCTTCTCCTGGACCATCACGGGACTGGGGCCCATCTTCTTTCCGTATGTGTCCACCTGGCTGTTGGGCTTTTACGGGGCACAGGGCACCATTTTGATCTACTCCGGCATCGCCATGAATGCCGTACTGTGCGCCTTGACCCTGCAGCCGGTGCTGCGGCATGTGAAAAAGCCAAAGACCGCGTCCACCGAAGGACTGGACTCGGCCAAGGATCATCCCGAGACGGCGGAGGCCAATGGGAATCTGCTGACGCCCGGCAGCGATCCCTGGATCGACTACGAGTGCAAGTACTGTCAGTACCAGAAGCGTGCCAAGCGTGGCATCTTCTCCTCGCAGTACCTCTTCAATGTGGACGATCCGGAGCGCCCGGGCTACGAGATCACAGAACCGGGAACCCCCATGCTGGCCCGCGCCAACGACGGGTGGTTCGGCTCGAAGCTGTCGCTCACCGCGGATCAGGGGACGGGTGGCGCACGCTATCGCACGCGGAGAGAGCTGATGCGACAGGTGTCGTCGCGCAGCCGCGAGAATCTCGAACGCCTGGAGACGAGCCGGACGGGAGACGAGACGCAAGAGCAGGGCCTCTATAAGCCGAACTACTTCAATCGGGAGCGCGAGGACCAGGAGCGGTATACCAGCAAGACGAGCGTCTACTCGAAGAGCGGccaggaggagctgctgcgaTGCACCTGCGCCGAGGACAAGGCCCTGCTGCAGAAGACCGCCGAGGCCATGCGACTGGAGCAGATGGACGACCAGGCCCTGCAGGCCGAGGAGGATGAGGCCATGAGCCGCTTGACCTTCTTCCAGAAGGTCAGCAAGTTCTTCGATCTGGACCTGCTGCGCGACTTCACCTTCGTGAATCTGGCCGTTGGCATGAGCATCATGATGTTCGGCGAGATGAACTTCTCGGTGCTGACGCCCTTTATTCTGAATAGCTTCGGGTATTCGGACACACAGATCTCCCTGGTGATGTCCCTGCTGGCCTGCATGGACATCTCCGTGCGATTCCTGGCCCCACTGGCCCTCGAGAAGGTGAAGCTCGACAACCGGGTGCTGTTCGCCTTCGGGATCCTCTGCATTGCCGTCGGCCGTGTGGTTGTGGCCTTCACCAACTCCTACGAGGTGATGATCGGTGTGTTCTTGCTGATCGGCTTCGGCAAGGGTTTCCGCACCATTTTCTCGCCCCTGATCATTCCCAGCTATGTGCCGCTCAACCGCTTGCCCGCCGCCTCGGGTCTCCAGCTGATCTTCAATACAATGTTCTCCTTTGCCATGGGCCCTCTTTTGG GCATTATCACGGAGGCCTTTGGCTATGCCGCCACCATTCATTCCATCAATTTCCTCACCGCTATGGCCCTGCTCCTCTGGCTCACGGAATCGATTGTCCGTCGCATCCTGAAGCGACCGTCGAAGGGGCTGGGTCAGTGA